A genomic segment from Chitinophaga flava encodes:
- a CDS encoding class I lanthipeptide has protein sequence MNKKKLSGKLSLNRFTVAALDDMSANNAKGGFTYSLSTGDLCKISQAYTANNAYECGQIDKSILDISLDMNTSYHNCPVRAEEEPADSGAFEVAP, from the coding sequence ATGAACAAAAAGAAACTGAGTGGTAAACTCTCACTCAACAGATTTACTGTAGCTGCATTAGATGATATGTCTGCCAACAATGCTAAAGGTGGTTTCACCTATTCATTGTCCACCGGAGATCTCTGTAAGATTTCGCAGGCATATACGGCAAATAATGCATACGAGTGCGGTCAAATAGATAAAAGTATACTGGACATTTCCCTCGATATGAATACCTCATATCACAATTGTCCTGTCAGAGCTGAAGAGGAACCAGCTGATTCCGGAGCATTTGAAGTGGCACCTTAG
- a CDS encoding class I lanthipeptide, whose translation MNKNRLDKKLSLNKFTVASLDESKSAVIKGGFTYSLSLGQRCRESMAAGATSPYECGQIEATRPETGRSYMGPGGECEPTKEEELSTGSEPFDLGI comes from the coding sequence ATGAACAAAAACAGACTTGATAAGAAATTATCGCTGAACAAATTCACTGTAGCTTCATTGGATGAAAGTAAGTCTGCCGTTATTAAAGGGGGCTTTACCTACTCGTTATCCCTTGGTCAACGGTGTAGAGAATCAATGGCCGCAGGTGCCACCAGCCCTTATGAGTGCGGACAGATAGAAGCTACCAGACCGGAGACAGGAAGATCCTATATGGGACCCGGAGGAGAGTGCGAACCTACGAAAGAGGAGGAATTATCTACCGGCTCCGAACCTTTTGATCTTGGCATTTAA